The nucleotide window GTAGTGGTTCTgatttttaaacacaaaaataacagaAACTCATGTTAGTTAGTTTTACAATGTTCAAGACAAAGTGACAAACAAATCCTTCAATGCAGTAAACCACACTACCGCAAAAGTTGACAAAATCAAGGGGAGAACTATTATAAAGTACTATAATAAATATACACACACTCACACACCTTAAATTTTCAAGTAAATAACACCTCCATCTAGAAAATTGTTGTATacacatgttgtttggctgagaaacacatgtaaaagacaaaaatacccttcggtagttaactgtcgaggaaaaataaaaccggctgcagttatctaccgaggaaaacctcggcagttaactaccgaggaaaagaaaatttcaaaaataaatctcCTTCGGCACTTAAGTACCAAGGAGTTGTTTCTAGGTTTTTAATATCAAGCCTAATAGGCAAGTTAGCAACTATAGTTTCTTacggtttttatttatttattattatcatgttaTAGGTAAGTTAGCAACTATATACCCGTCCCCCGTCCCATACCCATGTTTCGAGATCGGGGAAAACtcatacccatacccaaacccagtcaaaacggggaaaacccgtcaaattgagtttggtttggacgggtaaccacgggtatgggttttgttgccatgcctatcCATAAGTCTGCGCATCTTCCTAATGTGTTTCGTCCATTCCTATTTTGAAGGCACAataattgcattattttttgGGAAGTACTCAGCATCTCTTACTCATAAAATTCTGCGCACCTTCCTAATGTTTTTCGTCCATTCCTATTTTGAAGGCAAAataattgcattattttttgGAAAGTACTCAGCATCTCTTACTCATAAAGTCTGAGCACCTTTCTAATGTGTTTCGTCCATTCCTATTTTGAAGGCGCAataattgcattattttttgGAAAGTACTCATCATCTCTTACTCATAGAAGTCTGCGCACCTTCCTAATGTGTTTCGTCCATTCCTTGATATGTATTGGATACTCTCCTGATATATCGAGCAGAGATATCAATGTATCATACATATCAAATACTAGTATTTCATCAATTTTAAAGTATCGCGGCTTAAAATTAATCACTAAATTTAGCCATCGAAACTATGCACGGATGTCTTGTTTCGAAATTTAGTTATTGTGTACACTAAATTAAAAGTCTTTATTGAGTCAAATAGGGCATCTATTAGGGTTTAAATGCATGCATAATCTATGATTAATTTAACTGTATTACtcctatttaattaaccctatttaatttaatcaaaatgttatgttatgcaaagcaaaataaacaaatctcTTAAATTATTTCCTAATTATTTGCATGAAATATTAAATGCTTGGTAAATTCGATTCATGCTTATCTAAATAATTaatcaacaaattaatattaagGGGGATATTCAGGGATGAAAGGAGTAGTTCcttaaatatcattttcattaaaaatatttattgtgtaCACTTTGTATGTTAGATCTTTTGTCTTTTTGTGGGTCTCAATTATAGGTAGGAATCAAAACCTAATTGAGCAGTGAAGTACCACGAAGATGGGAAGAGTGGAAAAAAATCTCACGCGCAATtccataatattttgttttttttctttctttctcaataCATATACCTTATTACAACATCGTAAACATGCAAGAATTGTAAGACCTTATTATAATTCCATAACCAAGAACACAAAATCTCTCAAATCtctttgatattttgttcaAGAACATGGCTTACTGTGGATACCCAGAGGCTTATCCACATGCATATCCACCGAATCCACCAACTTATTCACAGGTTCCACAGACTTATTCACATGCTCCACCAACTTACCCACAACCTCCATCAGTTTATCCACAGGTTCCGCCAGCTTATCCACAACCTCCACCGCCGGCTTATCCATACCCTCCACCGGCTTATCCACAAGCTCCACCGGTTCCAGCGACCTATCTATATACTCCACAACCTTATTTGCAGGCTCCACCAATGTATCCACATGTTAATCCAAGACCACAAAAACCTAAGAGGAGTCGTTTTGAAAGATTGGGATTAAAAGTAGGGTTGATTGGAGTTGCATGTGCAATAACCAGTGGGGTGACTGGAGTTGAACATATGATTTATGATGCTTttgttggtgatgatgatgatgatgatgaggatggTTTTGAAACttaattgtttttacttttggaATATATATCATATACCTACTAGCAGATAGAATAGACACTCTAACATGTTCTTCTATCCGCTTTTCTTTGCATTTAAGGTGTATTTGATTAAAATACCCCATCCGTCTtaaattgtatgtcattttaggaaaaaaaattgtcccaaattgtatgtcactttacaataccaatgaaatatggatttttctaacatgtgcaaatttgcacatgttaaggatactaaaagaagcaactttttattgaaaatcacagttgttattaaaaagaatatatatttaatataaaatacacaagttccaatataaacttactactttaaatttcttaacatgtgcaaatttgcacatattAGAAAAAtccatgaaatattaatgttacttttcctattatatccttaattatttattactctttcttctttcaattctttcatttatctttcccatatcatttattaaggacaattttgtaaaacaactcataatatctatttcccacacaatattaattatatttcttaatatgtgtgaaatgtccaaaacgccgtacaatttggaacggagggagtaagttaTAAGCCAGTGATAAGGAGGATTTTTCCTATCCTGGTACAATAGTAAGTATTATGTatgtttctttaaaaataaattatggaaCCTTATTCGCGCACAGTATTAAGTACATTATGTATGTTTTATCAGAAATTAATTATGGAACCACGAAGACTGCACTTAATTCGATTTCCCTCAAATTCACCAAATTTCTAAACAAAGTTTTACAAAAGCCTTTTCTTAAGCTGATCAAATGTAAAATAGTCCAAGTTAAAGAAAATTGTGTTGGGATTAGATTTCATCGATAATTATTCCGCGTATTTTTCCTTCTAAtcgattatatatttttttatgcttCAAATATAACTCGAGATATACTTCAGTATACATCTCCAATTCTGATATATTAACGATGTGAGATCTATTGAATCCACTGAGTTATGTCTATGTTTCGAATTTGAGCAATTAGTcgataaaattattattgttggatatttatttttattttacatgtgTCATTATTTTCGTGTTTAAAGTGACCGAGTCACCGATTCAATCCGATTTAATCGGTTAAATAgctatttaaatttaatctcaAGACCGAGATATCCAACCGAGTAATCCGAGTTGATCCGGTTTAAATACTATGATAAGTTTTACAATATTAAATTCTATTacttgaatttatattagaaatcaaaaatttcaaattcaagaagtacaaatttgaatcaaataattatttttaataatcaaatagtttaaattgaaattatttcaaaaaagatagtttgaattaaaatatttgaattcatagattaaaataaaacaattgattgaattattcaaatttattttttattaataataacgcataatagtgtttattcaaaaaaaaaaacatcaaataatgttagacatttcttactttttattttcgtttacaatatcaaattatattacttgaatttatattagaaatcaaacatttcgaattcaaaaagtacaaatttgaatcaaataaattttttttaataatcaaatagtttaaattaaaattctttcaaaaaagatagtttgaattaaaatatttgaattcaaagattaaaataaaacaaatgattgaattattcaaatttattttttattaataataatgcataatagtgtttattcaaaaaaaaaaaaaacaaataatgctAAGGCATTATAAATCTTTCAAGCTTGCTCATGACATGTGGCACTTTGAAGTAAACCAAACATTCTCAtgaatttgacatttaatgctattaattttatttgtatttgagttttataaaattattctaatttgaTGTGTTGCTATTcatgaaatattaaatatataatatatcttaacaattattttaattgaatttttttcttttcaaacacATATACACACGAATCTATTTATATCCAAATTATTTTGTGTTTGACATTAAAAGTAACAAAACCAAATGATACACTTCattgtattttgtattttcgttcttaaaaaatagcatattatgtattttcgttaaaaaaaataaagaagttcatatgttgtaatattattaaaaaaattgggtcaaacttaaatattactataatatgaaaacaatgatgaaaacaaactattaataataaaaaaaaattaatgaaacatttagtgagaaaatattcactattatcactgaccaaaattttaattgtttatgctTGGatcattacatatattataatataaaaaaaacacataatcagaagaagaaaaaatgacctctattttaaatgattatgttacatatatatgtcaaaatcacctcTAACTTAGCATAGGagatttcctaaaaaaaaacttagaataGGAGACTTTTTTATGATACGTTTTTAATGgctattaaaacaatttatggacattaaaattgattcatgaccaaataattttgtaaatgaatACCCTGCATAGAACAATTGTTTTTTaggaatgttaaaaaaaaaaaaaaaaaggttattatACCAAATTACGGTGTGAAACAAGTTTATAAATTAGAAATATGGATTGACATAATTTcacatcacaattcacaactcTTATCCCCcgttttttattctttgttcttcttcttcttttttaactttgatATCAATGCTACAAGATTTATATTTCCTTTATGTTGTGACTTTGATGAATCAaatatttagacaaagattgtttagtttttttattcttttttcttcatatatttttttcattgatataTGTTGTGACTTTGATGAATCAAATATTCAGACAAagattgtttagtttttttattcttttttcttcatatttttttcattgatatCAATGTTCCAAGAGTAATATTTCCTTCATGCTGCgattttgatgaatcaaatgttcACATAAAAAGTAGTTTCTTCGTctctcctataaaaaaattattcatctcctttattttattttattttcatgtgacttattttatttttttcttatgcttttatgacattgttatgcttttttgttttcgttattattctatttaaatttatggATGATTTATAAATGAatactatagtttttttttttttttacttttgtggtTCCTATGCATACAGGGTATTGAATCAAGAAATCACGAAGAAgcacaaaaaataagaatatggagatattattttatagatGAAACCGATTATATGATGGTTGAGCTCAAGACAACATATTCTTCACACGAGGGCCTAGGGGAAAAAAGATGACATTATGACAAACTTTGAGATTTCAAATAAATTAGTTGTTCTTAGAAAAGAATCtagataaattttttactatGATGAGTCACTATTTTATGTATCTTATACAAAGAAGGATTGTGTAGTTTTTTGGTATGATTTATATGTAATCGGACTGAAAAATGGAACAAAGGAGTATTATATTGATGAAATTAGTTAATAAATTACTTATcattttaatgctttttacTATTagttcataattgagtttatcaTTTTCTGCATATTTAAAGTCAGTTTAGTCGAAATCaaaaataaacatcatgcacACACACTATCAAATGGCAACACCCAAGTTTCACTAGCAATCTCATGTCCTCTTTTCTTTGGTAAATTatatattcatttataatttgttatgattttatttcaataatttctttaaaaaattatttttcattatgtaGTTGACAAAGAAACCTATGACCAGTTGTTTATTGGACGGTAATCAATAgcaatatttttgttgttgttgagggaaGTAATAATCTTgattaacatatttaatttatccatCACATCACCATATATGTTGTAATGTAAAtggtaattaataaaaaaaatattaattaagtaATATAGTTACAGCTCATTTAGTCATTTTCACAAAAGAGTAGATAGAACTCTTTTTTTcgagaaaaatttaaaaatgccATGAAATAAACCTTTGACCAAATAATTAAGGagtttattttttcatgtttataaatcatgaaaaatctagacattattattttttaattaagatatATCTCTAGGGATCAACAATATTTTGGATGTAATTAATTTGATACAAACTTTTTAAATAAGTGATCACATtgtaatatttgaaataaacgtggtaatattttgaatgaaattaatttggTACAAACGTTCTAAATAGgctatctatttttttctttgtttcacgACATTTGATTCCAAAGACTTGGGTATATGCTTATAGTAAAGGATCATAACTTCCGCATGAATAcgatataaaaaattgttagtaATTAAGTACctttaaataagcataaaaaatattctattttgtactttcaaaaattaaacacataatttaattgtcttaattataaatgatttgttaaaattttgaaatgctCCAATCAGGGCTATCTTAAAGAAGAAACTCACAGAGTTCTTTAAATCATTTGAGAATATAAAGCAAGTTTTCTGTTTTCCCTTAACTCGACTTAGTGTTGTTAATTGATTCTACAACCAAACTTTGATCATTCACAATAATTAAAGATACAATTATgtctttataataataaaaaaatgtataattacttcattaaaaataataagtaaaaaagaTGACATTGAGATAgagattaaattttcaaattaagttttttgaacTTAAAGGTTTTTTTCTTAGCAACTAATTGGGTCTCAATTTTTATAcgaatttaaaatttgttttgacttaaaattcaaatttaccCTCAATCACTACATTAAcccataaatataaattttacagtataatatttttaatataatttatattaccAATTAACCATCCATTATTGTATTTATAGCAAAAACAATGACAATCAAATGATTTCAATACAGAGATATACATATGTCAAcatgtattgaaaaataaataaggatgCAAACTTTCTTGCCTTTCTAATTTGAAACCCTAACTATTAGTTCCTTTATTTGCATTCTCACATATTTCATCTATTGCAGATCAAAGtttgtgcttttttttcttcatacataTATGACTCACTTATCACGTATCAAAATATTCTcctaaatcatcaatcataaaaaagtttaatagaCATGCATTTTGTCAAATGAGCATAACACATTCATGTTTTTCTACGATTAGTTTTCACCAAAGATCAAAAgtgaaggaatttaaaataatacaaaaaatttaaatatttttttatatttaatataaaaaagtaagaaaataacacctaaaaaaacaaaatatttcatcataACGTTTGGAGTTCTGAGGGAGTCTACAATTTGTTGGATCATCATATTTGGTTTAGAGAAACCCAACATCTTCATTGAAAACACTTAAGACATGAGGAAATGGATTGCATCATACGCGAATAGATTGCATATAGAATACAAGACAGGGTCGTTGATTATGGCAATGTTGTTAACTCGAGGAGATATGTTGATTGCTATACTATGATTGAATCACAACGGTTGAGGTACattagaaaaaatcaaaagaccATAAGGTGCAGCATTCTGAATGGTTTGCACGAGGCAATGGATATGGGTGAAACTGATGCGTCTAATTTTGGACGAAAGATAGTGTTACAACCGTCCTTTCCGGGTGGCAAACATTACATGTTTAATAATTGTCAGGATGCAATGTCAATTTGTAAGAAATATGGATATCCCGATCTGTTCGTAACAATCGCGTGCAATACAAACTAGCGAGAAATTCAAGATTTTCTTAAAGAACGAAACTTAAAGGCATCTGATAGACCTAATATTGTTTGTCCAGTGTTCAAAATGAAGTTGGATAACTTGATGGATGATTTTAAGAAAGAAGAATGTTTGGCAAAGTTGATGCAGGTATACACTGTAATATTAGTagtattttaggcttaaatatgcaatctGTCCCAGAAATTTGGACGCGTTTTGATTTAcgttcttataaaaaaaaattaaaaagatccctgtaaattttttttagctGACATGGGATGgctttggccacgtggcagtccatgtcatttttttaatttgaaaataaattaaaaaatcataaaaaaattccattttttttttgaaatatgaagaaaaaaattggaaattagtgtttttaaaatttagaaaaataagattgaaaattatataatctcaaaatttataacttttgaaaatataatttaattttcagaattaaaaaaaaaaagaatttttaaaaatttaattttcagtttttttaaattttaaaaaaatgaattttcagaattttgaagaaaaaaaatttaattaaaaatcgaaattttttaattttcagttttttttttccgatttttcaatttaaaaaatgaatttttagaattttgaaaaaaataaacaaaaattaattatgtggcatgccacgtcaGCGCCACGTGTCATGTGGTGGGGCCCATCCCTTTTCGCCTTGCATGGACAGGGGCAGATGTACGAAATATTATCCGAAGGATTATAAAGGAACTAATTTTTGCAAGTGGATACTCTCAATTGGAGACGGCAACGATGTTTCGGGTGACAATGGtgaaatgaaggtagaaattTCTTAAGATTTGCTGATATCAACCACAACAAATCTGTTGATGTCACTTATAGACTTTGTGTATCCTAATCTGAATGATAACCTTGGTGACCAACTATTTTTTCAAGAAAGGGGAATACTCGCACCAACGCTTGATTCAGTTGAGCATGTTAACGAATTTATGATGTCGCTGATTccaggtgaagagaaagagtatttaacctcTAATTCTATTTTTAGATCGGGTGAAAATTCTGATGTCTAAAGCGAGTGGTTCACACCAGaatttcttaatggtattaagagctctGGAATTCCAAATCACAGGTTGAAACTAAAGGTGGGATGTCTATAAGGATGGCAATTGTACCCAGACGCAATGGGTACCCGCAAAAAATAtccacaatgggtagggtaaaaccccgcttttatAGGTCTGAGCACGGGTACAGATAATACCCACAAAATTTaaatgggtatgggcacgggtaagggtactattagagctgtcaaaacggacgGCCCGACCTTAAACGGGCTGGCCCtagcgggcttcgggctttagcgggccggatcaaaaagcccggttgacaaaacgggcttgaaatatactacccgagtccggccctacacgggcccgtatttaaattatatatatattttattttaaaaaagtacaataaaacactgctataatttttttataaataatatttttaatatgtttaaataatgtctagcacaaaagtaaattgtaaacattttcgtacaaacgtcgtaaactaaaacgacgaggaaaatgattttaaataaattagatatgttatggttatagatatttatatattcgatctttaaaactataaataacgaaatgaataaatataattttatattacatttatatttgtgttaattcattgaattttcacttttgttttttactttgataatcaactaagtaaataattatttgaaaaatatatataatttatagatttttttttgttatgcgggctaacgggctaacgggctacccgcggcccatttgggatagccctaacgggtatcgggcttttaagggccgggctaaaaagccctattaaaattcgggctcaatattttaggcccaagccctatatttattcgggctaaacgggtcggcccatacgggccggcccgttttgacagctccaGGTATTATACTGCCCAAACCCGCaaccccgcatatacatatttatataatatcataaattatttatttatgttttatgtataattaattaattaatttagctaTTTAATCCTAAACCTAAATTTAAACCAACACTttcttaatacaataacaactccatcatgtcggtgtataattttttagggatattttggatgttttctatttgactaaataccacgattcatattattttatgagttaatttcaaaaaattgggatcgtagttttatttcatttgtgatgttttttttttgttttttcatagttaaagtgcgggtatgggcacttaggTGCCCATGGGGTATGGGGATGGCGACTAAAGTTGTTGTCCACGAGGATACGGGCACGAGTATgggtatttttttataaatgcggATATGGGGACAGACGctgtagtaccctacccattgccATCTCTAGATGTCCAGTTATGCTGATGAGAAACATCGATCAGGCCAATGGACTATGTAATGGTACTAGGCTGACAGTTACACATCTAGGGAAGAGCACGATAGCTGCTACCGTAATTACAAGAAAAAGGGCAGGTACTAGGGTATTCATTCCCAGGATGAATGTTATTACGAGTGATCCAGgactacccttcaaattcagGCGCAGACAATTTCCATTgacgctttgttttgcaatgacaataaataaaagccaGGGTCAATCTTTATTTCGAGTGGGGGTTTATCTTCCTAAGCCTGTGTTCACGCTTGGACAACTTTATGTCGCTGTCTCTCGAGTAACTTCAAGAAAAGGTCTGAAGCTGCTCATCctggatgaagataataatgtttgtaaggagaccacaaatgttgtgtatcgtgaagtttttcaaaaagtatgatcattggttatgttttagaattgttgttgttataatttataaaactaaagttgcctattgtttggaagtcgttttatttttaatttctttgtaaggcgtactggtcattatagacatgcaatttctatataagcagatccTAATTCATGCATTTTTCAGGTTTAACAATccgtgaaacctttttttttacatcgttgttaccctaaaatacaatatttacatcagaccatttgttttgtaaaaatt belongs to Medicago truncatula cultivar Jemalong A17 chromosome 6, MtrunA17r5.0-ANR, whole genome shotgun sequence and includes:
- the LOC11426067 gene encoding extensin, whose translation is MAYCGYPEAYPHAYPPNPPTYSQVPQTYSHAPPTYPQPPSVYPQVPPAYPQPPPPAYPYPPPAYPQAPPVPATYLYTPQPYLQAPPMYPHVNPRPQKPKRSRFERLGLKVGLIGVACAITSGVTGVEHMIYDAFVGDDDDDDEDGFET